AAAAATTTAAAATAACAGAAGGTAAAAAATGAAAATAGAAGATCTGTCACTTTTTTTGACAAAAGTTTCACTGTTTAAAGGATTAAACCCTGATAAAATCGCAAAATATCTAACAGAAGTTGACTTTAAAATAAAAGAATATAAAAAGAATGAAATTGTATTTTTTCGTGGAGATATTTTAAAAAAAATTATTATTATTGTAAAAGGCACAGCACGTGGAGAAATGCAGAAATTTAACGGAGATACAATTGTTATAAATCAAATGAAGGCTGGTGAAGTGCTGGCTTCTGCATTTTTATTCGGAAAAAATAATGTTTTCCCTGTTGATTTGATAGCTTTGGAAAATTCTGAATTTCTTTTTTTGGATAAGGAAAAATATCTGGATCTAATCCAGTCAGATAAAAGGCTTTTACTTAACTTTATAAGGGAAATTTCAAATAAAAGCCAATATTTGTCAAAACGTATCTGGTTTAATTTTACACATAAGACAATTGAAGAAAAGATTCTTAGCTATATAAAAGAAAATGCTCAAGATGATAAAATAAAGTTTTTGCCCAGTATTTCAGCTCTAGCAAAAAAATTTGAAGTAACAAGGCCCGCCTTATCAAGGGAAATTTCAAGTTTATGCAAAAGAAAAATTTTAAAAAAAATAGAAAATAACGTTTATCTTATAAATTTTTCCAACTTTTTTTAAAAGAATGTTTGACATTTTTTCGTATAACAGTTATAATATTGAAGAAGTGAAAAGCAATAAATATTTTTGCTTAAATAAGAAATTCAAATATGTATAATATTTCTGGTCTATACGCCACTAACACCGAATTTTTGGGCTTTACTCTTTTTTAATGGGGTTATCCCTTTATAAATTGTCTCAGGAAAATCACGACTACTTTAAGTTTTGTACGGATTCTGTACAATTTATAAATATGACTACCACCTGTAACATTTTGCAGGCAACCAAAAATTAAGTTAGAACGGTAGATCGGATTTTTTTTATTTAAAATATTAAAGTTATTGCGAGCAAAATATCGGTTATTCTTTCTGCTCTTTCAAATTATTTCATAAAAATCTCTTTATTCCATATAAAATTTTAAAAAAATTGCAAGGTTTTTATCCCCTGCAGTTTTTTTATTTTATATTGACTTTGGCTTTATCCAATCACTTTCCTTCCCCATTGCATAATTTTTCAGCACTTCTTCCTTATATTCTTTAAATCTTCCATCAATAATCGCCTCACGTGCATTATCCATAAGTTTCAGCAAAAAATGCAAATTATGATATGTTGCAAGCCTTTGCCCCAAAATTTCTCCAGCCTTGAATAAATGCCTAATATATGCCCTCGTATAATTTCTGCAGGCATAACAGTCGCAATCTTCATCCAGAGGTCTGTCATCTCTTGAGTAAACAGCATTTTTAATGACAAGTCTTCCATATTTTGTAAAAACAGTCCCGTGTCTTCCAATTCTTGTAGGCTGAACGCAATCCATCATATCAATTCCATGTTCCACAGCCTCAAGCATATCTGCTGGCTCTCCAACTCCCATTAAATATCGTGGTTTATTTTCAGGCAATTTGGGCGTAATATATTTTA
The DNA window shown above is from Leptotrichia wadei and carries:
- a CDS encoding Crp/Fnr family transcriptional regulator, translating into MKIEDLSLFLTKVSLFKGLNPDKIAKYLTEVDFKIKEYKKNEIVFFRGDILKKIIIIVKGTARGEMQKFNGDTIVINQMKAGEVLASAFLFGKNNVFPVDLIALENSEFLFLDKEKYLDLIQSDKRLLLNFIREISNKSQYLSKRIWFNFTHKTIEEKILSYIKENAQDDKIKFLPSISALAKKFEVTRPALSREISSLCKRKILKKIENNVYLINFSNFF